The nucleotide sequence TTTTTGTAAAGGAAGGAAAAGGATGTGAGCTTACAGACCTTGACGACAACCGCTATATAGACTACACAATGGGTTTGGGTGCATGTCTTCTGGGCTATGCCTTTGAGCCTGTGCTTGAAAAAGTTAAAAAGGAGCTTGAAAGAGGCACCGTCTTTACATTGCCAAGCTATTTAGAAACTCAGCTGGCGGAACTCCTTATAGAACTTGTGCCGTGTGCTGAAAAGGTAAGGTTTGGGAAAAATGGCTCAGATGTGACTTCTGCAGCGGTTAGACTTGCAAGGGCATATACGGGTAGGGACTTGATAGCCTGCTGTGGTTATCATGGCTGGCAGGACTGGTATATAGGCACTACCACGAGAAACAAAGGAGTCCCAGAGGCTGTGCAAAAACTTACTCTTACCTTTGAATACAACAACATAGAAAGCCTTGAAAGACTCTTTGAAGAATATCCTGACCAGATTGCATGCGTGATAATGGAACCAGTAGGTGTAGAAGAGCCAAAAGAAGGTTTTTTACAAAAGGTAAAGGAACTCACGCACAAACATGGTGCTTTACTTATCTTTGATGAAGTAGTTACGGGTTTTCGTTTTTCTCTTGGTGGTGCTCAGGAGTTTTTTGGTGTAGAACCTGACCTTGCATGCTTTGGAAAAGCCATGGCAAACGGCATGCCTGTATCTGCTGTGGTGGGCAGGGCTGAGCTTATGGACCTTTTTGAAGAGGTCTTCTTTTCCTTTACCTTCGGTGGAGAGACAGCCAGCATAGTCAGTGCCATAGCCACCGTAGAATACATAAAAGACCACAGTGTAATACCCTACATCTGGGAACAGGGAAGAAAGCTAAAGGAAGGCATACAAAAACTCATTGAAGAAAAGGAGCTTGAAGACCTTGTTTTTGTAAAGGGTTATCCTGTAAGGTTCTTGCTGGATTTTTACGGCGATAAGGCTCTAAAGCTAAAGACCCTCTTTCAGCAGGAGTGTGCAAAAAGAGGAGTTCTTTTTACAGGTTCTCATAACATGGCTCTGCCCCACACAGATCAGATAATAGAAAAAACCTTAGAAGTATATGACCGAGTGCTTGACATAATAAAGTATGCTCTTGAGTATGACATGGTAGAAGAGCTTATTGAAGGGAGACTCTTAGAGCCTGTCTTTAGGAGGATGTGATGCTTGGTGAATGCAAAAAAAGGTGGTAAGGCAATTTGAGTAGGAATTGAGAAGTATAACAGGAAAAGACCTGAAGGTGTACCTCTATGGTTCTTATGCGAGGGGCGATTTTGACCAACAGTCAGACCTTGACATACTTATATAGGAAAAGAAGGTGAGTGGGACTGTGGCATGATAACAACAGCGAATGAGCCACTAATTGACAGGGAAGACAACATAAAGATATACTATTCTGGTGCCAGCTTTAGCCATGCCTATGGAGAGATAGTGGCTACATAAGTAGCATGCAGAAAGATGATTACGAAGGAGGATGTTATAAGCTTTTTTGCTCCGACTTTTTTATTTTTATTATTCTTTTTTGTATTTTTTAGTTTGAGATTTGCGATCTTCTCCTTGATGAAAAGGTCTCTAAGTAAGCTAAATTTTTTCCAAGTGATCTACAAGACGTTAAGAATACCATCTATACTATGGGTATTCGCTTTGTCTCTCTATTTGACCCTCTACTTTTCTGAATATCTTCAAAAACACAAAAAGTACATTGTAGCTGTAGAAAAATTTATAGAAGGTGTAATAATACTCTCGGTAACTTTTGTCATTGCCGATGCAGTTATAGAAATTATCAGGTTTTATGTAAGGAAAGCCAATATATCGCTACCTCCAACCGCTCTCATATTTGCTCTGATAAAAGCTACAATACTTGCCTTAGGTATAATTACTCTTCTCAGTTCCTTTGGAATACCTGTTACACACTTTATAACTACCTTAGGGGTTGGTGCTTTAGCGGTGTCTTTAGCCCTACAAGGAACTCTGTCTAATTTCTTTTCAGGTTTGAACCTAATAGCTTCAAGACAGGTAGAGGTAGGTGACTTTATAAAACTTGAAAACGGTGAGGAGGGTTTTGTTCAAGATATAACTTGGATGAATACGGTTATAAAGAGGAGGGATAATAACCTCATTATAGTACCCAATTCAAGGCTTGTCAGTTCCATAATAATAAATCATAGGAAGCCCGATCCATCCATGGCTTTGGTCATTCCTATGGGTGTAAGTTACTCTTCGGATCTTGAGAAGGTTGAAGAAGTAACCGTTCGCATAGCAAAGGAGGTACAAAAAAGTGTGCAAGGAGCCGATCCAAACTTTGAACCTTTCATAAGATACAGCAATTTTGGAGACTTTAGCATAAACTTCAGTGTTATTCTCAGAGTACTTGATCCTGACGCTCAGTTTTTGGTTAGGCACGAGTTTATAAAGAGGATAAAGAGGGAATACGAAAAAGAGGGAATAGACATTCCCTTCCCTATTAGAAAGATTTACTTGGAAAAAGATATAAATTTATGATGATGAGGGGAGCGCTTGAAGTTTTACCCTTTATACTGTTCTTTGCTGTAGTTTTTGCTTTCATTTTTGGCAGCGAGCTTATAAAAATCTTGGGAGGTTTTATTATGGGTCTATCACCTTTTGTGGTGATCCTCGTGGCAGTTGTACTTTTTCTTGCGGTTAGTATTAAGATAGTGCCTGAATACCAAAGAGCGGTTATCTTCCGACTTGGGAGAGTCATAGGAGCAAAGGGTCCAGGGCTTTTCATACTCATACCTGTAATAGATAGGATGGTTAAGATGGATCTACGGACTGTGACTCTTGATGTTCCCACACAGGATATCATAACCAGAGACAACGTATCGGTAAGTGTGGATGCGGTGGTATACTTCAGAGTAGTGGATCCCGTAAAAGCGGTGGTTGAAGTGGAAAATTACTATTATGCAACATCTCAGATAGCACAGACTACATTAAGAAGCGTTTGCGGTTCTGTGGAACTGGACGAGTTACTTGCTGAAAGGGAAAAGCTTAATATAACCCTTCAGGAGATCATTGACAGACAAACGGATCCATGGGGTGTAAAGGTGGTATCCGTTGAACTCAAAAAGATAGATCTTCCCGAAGAACTGAGGCGTGCTATGGCGAGGCAGGCTGAAGCAGAAAGAGAAAGGAGGGCAAAGATCATAACCGCTGAAGCTGAGTATCAGGCAGCACAAAGATTGGCGGATGCTGCCAAAATCCTCTCTTCCGAACCTCTCGCACTTCAATTGAGATACTTAGAAACTATACAGACGGTAAGTACTAAGCCTGGCAATACTCTACTCATTCCCATACCTTTTGAGATGCTGAAATTTTTAGACAAGAATGAAGAAAAAATACAGGGTAAAAGTTAATCGTATAGGGATAGTGTTTATAGGTATAACGGTGTTCTTTGGAGTCGCAGCAGTTAACACCTCAAACAACTTACTCTACCTTATAGTATCCTCCATGCTATCCTTTATGCTGACATCAGGCTTACTTTCCCTTTACAATTTGAGAGGTCTAACCCTGAAGCTTATACCACCTGCGGAGGTTTACGCAGGCAGATACGAAACTTTTAGATTAATTGTCGAAAATGGAAAGATCTTCCCTTCCTTTCTCATATCTTTCCCTTCAAAACTCAAAAGGGAGACGCTTCCTGTTATATTTAAAAGGGCAGAAACAACTGTGGATCTTTATTTTGAGAGTAGAGGTTTCTACGAGAGCGTACGGCTTACTGTAGCAACGACCTTTCCAGTAGGATTATTTGAAAGATATTATGTAGAAGATGTTCCACTTAACCTTGTTGTATTTCCTGCACTTTCCCCTGCAGAACTGAAAGTTTATGATCATAGGGATACAAAGAGGAGTGGAGAAAGTCTTTTTAGTCTTACGAAGGGTTATGACGAGGTTCATTCCATAAGGGAATACAAAGGTGAACCCGTAAAGTTGATCCATTGGAAAGCTTCTGCCAAAACAGGCAGTCTTTACGTAAAGGATACGTATTCGCAGGAGAAAAGCCCTGTAGTGCTTTCCCTTGAATTGGTTGATGGTAATACGGAAGAGAAAATTTCTAAGCTATCTTATCTAGTTGTGAAACTCATTCGTGAAGGCTATCCGGTGGGACTAAAAATTGGTGAGAACTTTATAAAGCCCGCAACCGGTGAAATACATAAAAGGAAGCTACTCACAACTTTAGCCCTCTTCAAATAAAGCTTTAGGGTAAGAGCCGAGTATTTTTATAATGCGATTCTCCTTTGTAAGTTTGTCAAGAGCCATCTTTACGTTTTCATCTTCCATATGCCCATCCAGATCCACGAAGAATACGTAATCCCACGCCTTTTTTTTGGAAGGTCTTGACTCTATCTTTGTTAAGTTAACCCCGTAAAGGTAAAAACTCTCAAGCGTTTTGTAAAGGTCACCCGGTTGGTTTCTGACAGCCAGGATGAGGCTTGTTTTGTCCTTCCCTGTTCTTCTCATGTTCCTGTTTCCTACTATGAGAAATCTCGTAAAGTTGTTGGGACTTTCTTGTATATTTTCCGCAAGTATATTCAGGTGATAGGTGTAAGATGCTACTTCACTGGCAATAGCTGCAGAATCTTCAAGTTCAAGAACTATCTCGCATGCCCTTGCAGTACTTTCAGTTTCAACGATCTGAACTTTTGGAAGATTTTTGTCTATCCAAGTTCTACACTGAGCCAAAGCGTGCCTATGCGAATATATTCTCTTTACGCTTTCTAAACTTGGAAGATTGGAGAGGAGATGAAGTCTTATGGGAATGACCACTTCACCAACTATCTTAAGATCGTACTCCAAAAACATGTCAAGGGTGTAATTGACAACCCCCTCTATGGTATTTTCCACAGGTACAACTCCGTAATCAGCCCTACACAGATCCACCTCGTTAAAGACGTCCCTTATGGTACTTACAGGAAGGTAGTGTACAGAAAAGCCAAAATACTCAAGTGCAGCCTGATGTGTGAAGGTAGCTTTGGGTCCAAGGTAGGCAACTCTGAGTGGTTTTTCCACCGCCAGACAAGCTGAGATGATCTCTCTGTATATATGAAATAGTGCCTCTTCCGGAAACTTCCCACCGTAAAGTTCCTTGTTTAGTTTCATAAGTCTCTCAAAGATCTCCCTCTCCCTTTCGGGAACGTGGATTTCAAGACCAGAAGCCTTTTTCAGTTCACCTATCTTTTGAGCTATACCGAGTCTTTCGTTCAGTAATCTTAGAATCTCTTCATCTATACGATCTATCTCTTTGCGCCAAGTCCCAAGTTCTTCCATAGGAATAGTTTAAATAAAAATACCCGCCGTTTTTTACGTAAAGATTTTCTTTGCCTCTCTGTTTCCAATATTTGCGCCTTTTCCTGTAGATATCCCTTAAGTAAGATGGAAGTGTCAAGCTGGGATGTTTACCCCTTGCTATGCTGCGAAGATGCCACCACCACTTCTGTGGAGGTTGTGCTTCATCATCATACATTGGCTCATCGGATCTATCAAGAAGTTCTACGAATCTGTGTACATTCTGAAAGAGCTTTCTATCCGTCTTTTTTACGTAAACGCTTTCTTCAAGACCTTCCTGGTGTATCTTCTCCCTCAACTTTATTATGAGATCAGGATAACCCACGCCATAGCTCAACAACATCTCTACCTCTGCAAAGTAAATGTAATCTACATCAAGTTTTCTTTTTAACTCTCCCATATAACTTATTATATACCATGACAAAAATCATTGTAGTAGGAAGCGGTGTAATAGGTCTTAGCTGTGCCTTTTTGCTGGCTTTGGAGGGCTATAGTGTAAGGGTTATAACCAGAAATCCTGAGGAGGCTACCTCCTGGGTGGCTGGTGGTATGCTGGCTCCCTTCTCTGAGGGGCTACAAGGCGTGCTTTTTGAATTCTCTTACGAAAGTCTTAGAGAGTACCCGTCCTTCGTGGATTTAGTCAAAGATGTGTCGGGTCAGAAGGTAGATCTCTGGATGGATGGTATAAATAGGGTGATTTTGAAAGGTGAAGAAAAGCTACTTGAAAAGGCTGAAGCTTACGCAAAAATGGGTTTTCGCGTTGAGATGCTGGATCGCTTACCGTATCTTTCGAGAAAAGTGCAGACCGTGGTACATTATCCAGAGGAGGGATGGGTGGATGCTGAAATGCTCATGGATGCCCTTCTTTTCGCTGTCAGCAGATTGGGAATTGAAATTGCAATCGATCATATAGTCAAAGTAGATACAAAGGACAAAAAAGTGATAGGTTTAGAGGGTTTAAAAGGCAGGTACGAAGCGGATTTTTACCTTTTCTGTATTGGAGCTTGGACGAGAACACTCTTTGATGTTCCAGTATTTCCAGTAAAAGGGCAGGCTCTAA is from Hydrogenobacter sp. and encodes:
- a CDS encoding aminotransferase class III-fold pyridoxal phosphate-dependent enzyme, giving the protein MRAGLIVQARNGSTRFPKKMLTQIAGKRAIEWVLSRAGKVEADLKVLATTYLEEDNSFCQIARDFGWEVLKGDPSDVLSRYAQAVRFYELSTVIRITGDCPLIDPRLIEMAFDKFMEEKADYLSLVGIIDGFDVEVISGDAILLADKRAKLPSEREHVSPYIRKSKRTKKVFFKPFEEDLSYIHLSLDYPEDARVIERIIEALNYKEDFSYQEVVALIKERPELLERKEHIVVNEGYLKSLKEDREFIKSLKGKPLKLEESLKHFEKTKRLIPNCSQTFSKSYLQFSVGASPLFVKEGKGCELTDLDDNRYIDYTMGLGACLLGYAFEPVLEKVKKELERGTVFTLPSYLETQLAELLIELVPCAEKVRFGKNGSDVTSAAVRLARAYTGRDLIACCGYHGWQDWYIGTTTRNKGVPEAVQKLTLTFEYNNIESLERLFEEYPDQIACVIMEPVGVEEPKEGFLQKVKELTHKHGALLIFDEVVTGFRFSLGGAQEFFGVEPDLACFGKAMANGMPVSAVVGRAELMDLFEEVFFSFTFGGETASIVSAIATVEYIKDHSVIPYIWEQGRKLKEGIQKLIEEKELEDLVFVKGYPVRFLLDFYGDKALKLKTLFQQECAKRGVLFTGSHNMALPHTDQIIEKTLEVYDRVLDIIKYALEYDMVEELIEGRLLEPVFRRM
- a CDS encoding nucleotidyltransferase domain-containing protein; its protein translation is MRSITGKDLKVYLYGSYARGDFDQQSDLDILI
- a CDS encoding mechanosensitive ion channel family protein, with the protein product MIYKTLRIPSILWVFALSLYLTLYFSEYLQKHKKYIVAVEKFIEGVIILSVTFVIADAVIEIIRFYVRKANISLPPTALIFALIKATILALGIITLLSSFGIPVTHFITTLGVGALAVSLALQGTLSNFFSGLNLIASRQVEVGDFIKLENGEEGFVQDITWMNTVIKRRDNNLIIVPNSRLVSSIIINHRKPDPSMALVIPMGVSYSSDLEKVEEVTVRIAKEVQKSVQGADPNFEPFIRYSNFGDFSINFSVILRVLDPDAQFLVRHEFIKRIKREYEKEGIDIPFPIRKIYLEKDINL
- a CDS encoding slipin family protein; amino-acid sequence: MMRGALEVLPFILFFAVVFAFIFGSELIKILGGFIMGLSPFVVILVAVVLFLAVSIKIVPEYQRAVIFRLGRVIGAKGPGLFILIPVIDRMVKMDLRTVTLDVPTQDIITRDNVSVSVDAVVYFRVVDPVKAVVEVENYYYATSQIAQTTLRSVCGSVELDELLAEREKLNITLQEIIDRQTDPWGVKVVSVELKKIDLPEELRRAMARQAEAERERRAKIITAEAEYQAAQRLADAAKILSSEPLALQLRYLETIQTVSTKPGNTLLIPIPFEMLKFLDKNEEKIQGKS
- a CDS encoding DUF58 domain-containing protein; the encoded protein is MKKKYRVKVNRIGIVFIGITVFFGVAAVNTSNNLLYLIVSSMLSFMLTSGLLSLYNLRGLTLKLIPPAEVYAGRYETFRLIVENGKIFPSFLISFPSKLKRETLPVIFKRAETTVDLYFESRGFYESVRLTVATTFPVGLFERYYVEDVPLNLVVFPALSPAELKVYDHRDTKRSGESLFSLTKGYDEVHSIREYKGEPVKLIHWKASAKTGSLYVKDTYSQEKSPVVLSLELVDGNTEEKISKLSYLVVKLIREGYPVGLKIGENFIKPATGEIHKRKLLTTLALFK
- the pheA gene encoding prephenate dehydratase, translating into MEELGTWRKEIDRIDEEILRLLNERLGIAQKIGELKKASGLEIHVPEREREIFERLMKLNKELYGGKFPEEALFHIYREIISACLAVEKPLRVAYLGPKATFTHQAALEYFGFSVHYLPVSTIRDVFNEVDLCRADYGVVPVENTIEGVVNYTLDMFLEYDLKIVGEVVIPIRLHLLSNLPSLESVKRIYSHRHALAQCRTWIDKNLPKVQIVETESTARACEIVLELEDSAAIASEVASYTYHLNILAENIQESPNNFTRFLIVGNRNMRRTGKDKTSLILAVRNQPGDLYKTLESFYLYGVNLTKIESRPSKKKAWDYVFFVDLDGHMEDENVKMALDKLTKENRIIKILGSYPKALFEEG
- the thiO gene encoding glycine oxidase ThiO → MTKIIVVGSGVIGLSCAFLLALEGYSVRVITRNPEEATSWVAGGMLAPFSEGLQGVLFEFSYESLREYPSFVDLVKDVSGQKVDLWMDGINRVILKGEEKLLEKAEAYAKMGFRVEMLDRLPYLSRKVQTVVHYPEEGWVDAEMLMDALLFAVSRLGIEIAIDHIVKVDTKDKKVIGLEGLKGRYEADFYLFCIGAWTRTLFDVPVFPVKGQALKVKDGLHRKVHYSSICYIIPRSKYIYLGATSEVQSFNTDITLEGLRSLSENAIRLIPAMKGARFFSALVGFRPASPDDLPIFNIGENYMLLTGHHRNGILHAPLTAKLAKDYLVYSKESPYIKAFSSDRFKNP